A region of Gammaproteobacteria bacterium DNA encodes the following proteins:
- a CDS encoding roadblock/LC7 domain-containing protein — protein sequence MKQEQEQEQQVSKKEIAVVPDKKQKLFLPFSRWFEQIFFWYKKNRVKSPKSERHSNIDISNLNSSIDLLIDDSQSLPELDLSSEEPVNKNSNSDSGAKTKQQKLLKEFALLSGIELSPQFVADFRDSVENQLEKKYLPPPLVREPERTSSIDNIDSENNITESDVKFSGVAGDDSLSQNLISKPAYEEEAMGLILSELKNINLINLAVITGADGAVLAHSNFKSLNKNTFEDVMLRSVKHFHSLGQKAGLGLLEHSVIEFEEGKLIVESLGESTLFIIVDHSAISGLIRKKSKIQIEKLKLILN from the coding sequence ATGAAACAGGAACAGGAACAGGAACAGCAAGTTTCGAAAAAAGAGATTGCAGTTGTTCCTGACAAAAAACAAAAGCTCTTTTTGCCTTTTTCTCGATGGTTTGAGCAAATATTTTTCTGGTATAAAAAAAATAGAGTCAAGAGCCCGAAAAGTGAGCGGCACTCAAATATTGATATATCCAATTTAAACTCATCAATTGATTTATTAATAGATGATAGTCAATCACTCCCTGAGCTGGATTTGTCTTCGGAAGAGCCTGTTAATAAAAATAGTAATTCAGACAGTGGTGCCAAGACAAAACAGCAAAAATTGCTTAAAGAGTTCGCACTTTTAAGTGGCATTGAGCTTTCACCTCAATTTGTTGCTGACTTTAGAGATAGCGTGGAAAATCAGCTTGAAAAAAAGTATTTACCTCCTCCCTTGGTGCGTGAGCCAGAACGTACCTCTTCTATTGATAATATAGATTCTGAAAATAATATTACCGAGAGTGATGTTAAATTTTCGGGTGTGGCTGGAGATGACAGTTTAAGTCAAAACTTGATCAGCAAGCCTGCATACGAAGAAGAAGCAATGGGGTTGATCTTATCTGAGTTAAAAAATATTAATTTAATTAATTTAGCTGTTATCACTGGGGCAGATGGTGCTGTTTTGGCTCACAGTAATTTCAAAAGTCTAAATAAAAATACCTTTGAAGATGTCATGCTTCGATCCGTGAAGCATTTTCATAGTTTAGGTCAAAAAGCTGGTCTAGGTTTGTTGGAACACTCCGTTATTGAGTTTGAAGAAGGGAAGCTTATTGTTGAGAGCCTAGGCGAAAGTACACTTTTTATTATCGTTGATCATTCAGCAATATCAGGTTTAATTCGAAAAAAATCGAAAATTCAAATCGAAAAATTGAAATTAATTTTGAACTGA
- the tadA gene encoding tRNA adenosine(34) deaminase TadA produces the protein MGINVKSDEEWIDHALGLAAHAETIGEVPVGAVVVKDNKIIGEGWNQPITNHDPTAHAEIIALRAAAQTVGNYRLCNTTLYVTLEPCPMCAGAMIHARIKRLVYGASDPKTGAAGTVFNLLNHENLNHKVSCTAGVKAEECGQLLSKFFKKRRDARKN, from the coding sequence ATGGGAATAAACGTAAAATCTGATGAAGAGTGGATTGACCACGCCCTGGGTTTAGCCGCGCATGCAGAGACCATAGGCGAAGTTCCTGTCGGCGCAGTTGTTGTTAAAGATAACAAAATTATAGGGGAAGGCTGGAATCAACCCATCACAAATCACGACCCTACCGCTCACGCAGAAATTATCGCACTTCGAGCCGCCGCGCAAACAGTGGGTAATTATCGCCTGTGTAATACAACGCTCTATGTCACATTAGAACCTTGTCCGATGTGTGCAGGGGCAATGATTCACGCCCGAATAAAACGCCTTGTTTATGGCGCAAGTGACCCAAAAACAGGCGCTGCGGGAACTGTGTTCAACTTACTGAATCATGAGAACCTTAACCATAAGGTAAGCTGCACAGCGGGAGTAAAAGCCGAGGAGTGTGGTCAGTTACTTTCTAAGTTTTTTAAAAAAAGAAGGGATGCCAGAAAAAATTAA
- the guaA gene encoding glutamine-hydrolyzing GMP synthase → MTHSHNIHDHRILVLDFGSQYTQLIGRRIRELGVYCEILPYDIDADDIRDFKPKGIILSGGPDSVTGEDSPTAPSIVFELNVPVLGICYGMQIMAAQLGGKVESSSHREFGYAQVRARGHSNLLRDIEDHTTEEGYGMLDVWMSHGDKVTELPDGFIRIASTDSAPIAGIGDESRHFYGIQFHPEVTHTHQGGRILQRFIVEICQCEALWTTENIAQESIQKLKDKLGNDDVLLALSGGVDSSVVAALLHKAIGDKLTCIFVDNGLLRLNEGDQVMATFKKHMGINVIRVNAEDRFLNALKGQADPEKKRKIIGNLFITIFEEESEKLNNIKWLAQGTIYPDVIESAGSKTGKAHVIKTHHNVGGLPDTMKLKLVEPLRELFKDEVRKLGVELGLPHDMVYRHPFPGPGLGVRILGEVKKEFADLLRPADAIFLEELHNHDLYNSTSQAFAVFLPIKSVGVMGDGRRYDYVIALRAVETIDFMTARWAHLPYEMLDIVSRRIINEIDGISRVTYDISGKPPATIEWE, encoded by the coding sequence ATGACTCATTCACATAATATTCACGATCACCGCATTCTGGTTTTAGATTTCGGCTCGCAATACACACAACTGATTGGTCGTCGCATCCGTGAGCTGGGTGTTTATTGTGAAATACTCCCTTACGATATTGATGCGGATGATATCCGCGACTTCAAACCCAAAGGTATCATTCTGTCAGGTGGCCCTGACTCAGTCACGGGTGAAGATTCACCGACGGCACCTTCCATTGTTTTTGAGCTGAATGTTCCTGTTCTTGGCATCTGTTACGGCATGCAAATCATGGCCGCTCAACTGGGCGGTAAAGTAGAATCTTCATCGCATCGTGAATTTGGTTACGCACAAGTCCGTGCCCGTGGCCACTCAAATTTATTACGTGACATCGAAGACCATACCACTGAAGAAGGCTACGGCATGCTTGATGTATGGATGAGTCATGGCGATAAAGTGACTGAACTGCCCGATGGTTTTATTCGCATTGCCAGCACTGATTCCGCTCCAATTGCCGGAATTGGTGACGAATCACGTCATTTTTACGGCATACAGTTTCATCCAGAAGTGACTCATACGCATCAAGGTGGACGTATTTTACAGCGTTTCATTGTTGAAATTTGCCAATGCGAAGCACTCTGGACCACTGAAAATATTGCCCAAGAGAGCATCCAGAAGCTAAAAGATAAGCTGGGTAATGATGATGTATTGCTAGCGCTATCAGGTGGCGTGGACTCTTCCGTTGTTGCCGCTCTGCTGCATAAAGCGATTGGCGACAAACTCACCTGTATTTTTGTTGATAATGGCTTGCTTCGCTTAAATGAAGGCGATCAGGTGATGGCAACCTTCAAAAAACACATGGGCATCAACGTCATTCGAGTCAATGCTGAAGATCGCTTTCTTAATGCACTCAAAGGTCAAGCTGATCCTGAGAAAAAACGCAAAATTATCGGCAATCTGTTTATCACAATTTTTGAGGAAGAGTCTGAAAAGCTCAATAATATTAAATGGCTTGCTCAAGGTACGATCTACCCTGATGTGATTGAATCAGCAGGCTCTAAAACAGGTAAAGCCCATGTGATCAAAACCCACCATAATGTCGGCGGACTGCCCGATACTATGAAGCTCAAGCTGGTCGAACCCCTACGTGAACTTTTCAAAGATGAAGTGAGAAAGCTCGGTGTGGAGTTAGGTTTACCTCATGACATGGTTTATCGCCACCCATTTCCTGGCCCGGGCCTTGGCGTGCGTATATTAGGTGAAGTGAAAAAAGAGTTTGCTGACCTGCTGCGCCCTGCCGATGCCATCTTTCTCGAAGAGCTGCATAACCATGACCTGTACAACTCAACCAGTCAGGCTTTTGCTGTTTTCCTGCCGATAAAATCAGTTGGAGTGATGGGCGATGGGCGACGTTATGATTATGTCATTGCGTTACGTGCTGTCGAAACCATTGATTTCATGACTGCACGCTGGGCACATTTACCTTATGAGATGCTTGATATTGTATCCCGCAGAATCATCAATGAAATTGATGGAATTTCCCGTGTCACTTATGACATTTCAGGAAAGCCCCCCGCGACCATTGAATGGGAATAA
- a CDS encoding phosphomannomutase: MALKFGTSGVRGLVTEMTDRECYLYTRAFIKHLKQRADIKGISISGDRRDSTMRIMTAVAQAVTDDGLQVDYCGFIPTPALAYHAMMDGKASIMVTGSHIPDDRNGIKFYMPWGEILKKDEQKITGYHPIIANQEQTSCFDESGMFSESVVSLGGANPVAMRRYVERYVSLFPQDYLNGFKVIFYQHSTVGRDVIPEILEKLGVEVIRVAPSDQFIPVDTEAVSDPEQLAAWVKEHGADLLASADGDSDRPLVVDELGSLIRGDVMGILTARFLKADSVVAPVSCNTALEKSGYFPETIRTRIGSPFVIEAMLSAIDKGKKSVVGYEANGGFLTASDIAIGEHILTALPTRDAVIPILALLVLAKESDTPVSKLVDNLPRRFTASGLIKEFPSEIGQRLVAEINDQGAVLIERYFGALMGRVKSIDNTDGVRITFDSDDIVHMRPSGNAPEFRCYTESSSKVEAEKNSIRALKIINEVIRPSYEKE; the protein is encoded by the coding sequence ATGGCATTAAAGTTTGGCACCAGTGGTGTACGCGGTTTGGTCACTGAGATGACGGATCGTGAATGTTATCTTTATACCCGTGCATTTATTAAGCACTTGAAGCAACGAGCGGATATAAAAGGGATTTCAATTTCAGGGGATCGCAGAGACAGTACGATGCGAATTATGACGGCGGTGGCTCAAGCGGTCACCGATGATGGTTTGCAGGTCGATTATTGTGGCTTTATTCCAACACCTGCACTCGCATATCACGCGATGATGGATGGCAAGGCTTCGATTATGGTGACAGGCAGTCATATTCCTGATGATCGTAACGGCATTAAATTTTATATGCCATGGGGGGAGATTCTCAAAAAAGATGAACAGAAGATAACGGGCTATCACCCTATCATTGCGAATCAAGAGCAGACTTCTTGTTTTGATGAATCAGGAATGTTTTCAGAAAGTGTGGTCTCATTAGGTGGTGCGAATCCAGTTGCAATGCGGCGTTATGTTGAGCGCTATGTCTCTCTGTTTCCTCAGGATTATTTAAACGGCTTTAAGGTTATTTTTTATCAGCATTCGACTGTCGGTCGAGATGTGATTCCTGAAATTTTGGAAAAGCTCGGAGTGGAGGTGATTCGCGTTGCACCGTCGGATCAATTTATTCCTGTCGATACGGAAGCCGTCTCTGATCCAGAGCAGCTCGCGGCCTGGGTGAAAGAGCATGGGGCGGATCTGCTTGCATCCGCTGATGGTGATTCTGATCGTCCGTTAGTAGTTGATGAGTTGGGCAGTCTTATTCGTGGTGACGTGATGGGTATTTTAACCGCTCGTTTCCTGAAGGCAGACTCAGTGGTTGCGCCGGTCAGTTGTAATACCGCGCTTGAAAAAAGTGGTTATTTTCCTGAAACCATACGCACCAGAATTGGCTCTCCATTTGTGATTGAAGCGATGTTATCAGCCATTGATAAAGGTAAAAAATCAGTTGTGGGTTATGAGGCCAACGGTGGTTTTTTAACGGCAAGTGATATTGCTATTGGAGAACATATTTTAACCGCACTGCCCACACGCGACGCGGTGATTCCTATTCTGGCTTTGCTGGTTTTGGCCAAGGAGAGTGATACTCCAGTGTCGAAATTAGTGGATAATTTGCCGCGTCGCTTTACTGCAAGTGGTCTAATAAAAGAGTTTCCGAGTGAAATCGGGCAACGGCTCGTGGCTGAAATTAATGATCAAGGTGCCGTGCTGATTGAGCGCTACTTTGGGGCGCTCATGGGTCGTGTGAAATCCATAGATAACACCGATGGTGTACGCATTACATTTGATAGTGATGATATTGTTCATATGCGTCCATCCGGTAATGCACCTGAATTTCGCTGTTATACCGAATCTTCCAGTAAAGTTGAGGCAGAGAAAAATAGTATCCGTGCGCTAAAGATAATTAATGAAGTTATTCGGCCGAGTTATGAGAAGGAATAA
- a CDS encoding roadblock/LC7 domain-containing protein: MGKDLNKVLDNFLKINGVNAVALVGRDGFVIESVASDTVDMEALGAMVATAIGTSESLGGEFNLGGMTQYLAEFDHGKVIIATIGDDILALFTDATAVIGGVRFAVKRGVDELLNAM, from the coding sequence ATGGGAAAAGACTTAAATAAAGTTCTCGATAATTTTTTAAAAATAAATGGCGTTAATGCTGTTGCATTAGTGGGGCGTGATGGGTTTGTTATCGAAAGTGTCGCCTCTGATACTGTCGACATGGAAGCCTTGGGAGCAATGGTTGCAACAGCCATTGGTACATCAGAAAGCTTGGGAGGAGAATTTAACTTAGGTGGAATGACTCAATATTTAGCTGAGTTTGACCACGGAAAAGTTATTATCGCTACAATTGGTGATGATATTCTGGCACTATTTACTGATGCTACTGCCGTTATTGGCGGAGTACGTTTTGCCGTTAAGAGAGGTGTTGACGAACTACTAAATGCCATGTAA
- the xseA gene encoding exodeoxyribonuclease VII large subunit, which yields MINCMNEHQSPTLQRKIYTISDLNSEARCLLESNFPLLWVEGEVSNFASPSSGHFYFTLKDNSSQVRCAMFRNQNRYIDFVPKNGDQVLARVRVSLYEGRGEFQLIVENLEAAGDGALQRAFEQLKQRLNREGLFEERNKKPLPSFPAIIGVVTSPTGAAIRDILAVLNRRYPLANVIIYPTLVQGEGAGQQIAKMIERADEAQNCDVLIVARGGGSLEDLWAFNEEVVAQAIYYAMTPVISGVGHEIDFTIADFVADQRAPTPSVAAEMVTPDGAALLNQFEQYQMRLMELQASCITQKQQVLSWLTQRLVQRHPGQQLMAHAQRVDELEQRLQKAMQRFLQKQESQLEKQSVALKHQVPTLKLNQYGQTLDSLEGRLNGVMQQILNKPREKLRELSRALDAVSPLATLDRGYSIVRSLPQRRVVRIESDVKPGDKIEAQMAFTSLVCTVDEIKADPS from the coding sequence ATGATCAATTGCATGAATGAACATCAATCTCCCACCTTACAGCGAAAAATCTACACAATTTCTGACCTCAACAGCGAAGCACGCTGCCTTCTTGAGAGTAATTTCCCACTGCTTTGGGTTGAAGGCGAGGTTTCAAACTTTGCCAGCCCATCTTCAGGGCACTTTTATTTCACTTTAAAAGATAACTCTTCTCAAGTTCGCTGTGCCATGTTTCGGAATCAAAATCGTTATATTGATTTTGTTCCAAAGAACGGTGATCAGGTTTTAGCACGCGTTCGTGTGAGCCTTTATGAAGGGCGGGGCGAATTTCAACTGATTGTTGAAAACCTGGAAGCAGCCGGTGATGGGGCTTTGCAGCGTGCTTTTGAGCAACTCAAACAGCGCCTTAATAGAGAAGGGCTGTTTGAAGAGAGAAATAAAAAACCACTTCCCAGCTTTCCCGCAATAATTGGTGTGGTGACATCACCCACAGGGGCGGCGATTCGCGATATTCTTGCTGTATTAAATCGGCGTTATCCGTTGGCGAACGTTATTATTTATCCCACACTCGTTCAAGGTGAGGGAGCAGGCCAGCAAATTGCAAAAATGATTGAGCGGGCGGATGAAGCTCAGAACTGTGATGTATTGATTGTTGCTCGGGGTGGCGGATCTCTTGAGGATTTATGGGCCTTTAATGAAGAGGTGGTGGCGCAGGCGATCTATTATGCGATGACACCTGTTATTTCAGGTGTAGGCCATGAAATCGACTTTACGATTGCTGATTTTGTCGCAGATCAGCGTGCACCAACACCATCGGTAGCGGCTGAAATGGTGACACCTGATGGGGCGGCGTTGCTAAATCAGTTTGAACAATACCAGATGCGATTGATGGAGCTTCAAGCCAGTTGTATAACCCAAAAACAGCAAGTGCTCTCATGGTTGACGCAGCGACTGGTGCAACGCCACCCAGGGCAGCAGTTGATGGCTCATGCGCAACGTGTAGATGAGTTGGAGCAGCGTTTGCAAAAAGCCATGCAACGCTTTCTGCAAAAACAAGAGAGCCAGTTAGAGAAGCAGAGTGTTGCGTTAAAGCATCAAGTGCCTACACTCAAGTTGAACCAATATGGTCAGACACTGGATTCTTTGGAAGGCCGATTGAATGGGGTGATGCAACAAATACTCAATAAACCCCGTGAAAAATTAAGGGAACTGAGCCGGGCTTTAGATGCGGTGAGTCCATTGGCGACATTGGATCGAGGCTATTCGATTGTACGCAGTTTGCCGCAGCGCCGAGTAGTACGCATCGAAAGTGATGTGAAACCGGGTGATAAAATAGAAGCGCAGATGGCGTTCACGTCCTTGGTGTGTACCGTTGATGAAATTAAAGCAGACCCTTCATAA
- a CDS encoding protoglobin domain-containing protein — translation MSQVTELFSTISSLVDYQENDWNILQEEAETIALWAPEIIDVFYDTLYVLDETKAVFKEGERSKVEKTLADWIVTIVSGKKRDEFWERQWYVGLLHVKRSVKNIYMLGMMNRVQQVVLAHCVETYDKDRAYLVFGAFLRISGTISALIAESYGLVVESSTQAGLSKVGMNPMLLKRIKDQQIDKMLEEAKSKRQTAHSEAATCEA, via the coding sequence ATGAGTCAAGTTACTGAACTTTTTTCTACCATCTCTTCTCTGGTTGATTATCAAGAAAATGATTGGAATATTCTGCAGGAAGAGGCGGAAACGATTGCTTTATGGGCACCCGAAATTATTGATGTTTTCTATGATACGCTCTACGTTCTGGATGAAACGAAAGCAGTTTTCAAGGAAGGAGAGCGCTCCAAAGTTGAAAAAACATTAGCGGACTGGATTGTCACGATTGTAAGTGGTAAAAAACGAGATGAGTTTTGGGAGCGTCAATGGTATGTTGGTCTGCTTCATGTGAAGAGGAGCGTTAAAAATATTTATATGCTGGGCATGATGAACCGAGTTCAGCAGGTCGTATTGGCTCACTGTGTTGAAACATACGATAAGGATCGAGCTTACTTGGTGTTTGGGGCGTTTTTGCGTATTAGTGGCACTATTTCTGCTTTAATTGCTGAGAGCTATGGGCTTGTTGTCGAGAGTAGTACTCAGGCGGGTCTATCTAAAGTTGGAATGAATCCTATGCTTCTAAAGCGTATAAAAGATCAACAAATAGATAAAATGCTTGAAGAAGCAAAATCTAAGCGCCAAACGGCACACAGTGAAGCTGCAACCTGTGAAGCTTAA
- the guaB gene encoding IMP dehydrogenase, producing MRLIQDALTFDDVLLQPDYSDVLPKEVTLKTKLTRNISLNIPLISSAMDTVTESRLAIALAQEGGMGIIHKNMTPAQQAAEVRRVKKFESGIITEPVTTTVDTTIRDVMEITRTNNISGVPVVDGDNLLGIVTSRDLRFETQLNDPITNIMTPKERLVTVKEGASREEVLKLLHKHRIEKILVINDDFHLRGMITVKDIQKSTDFPNACKDELGRLRVGAAVGTGAETEERVAALIAADVDVIVVDTAHGHSKGVLDRVQWVKKNYPDIQVIGGNIATAKAARALVDAGADAVKVGIGPGSICTTRIVTGVGVPQISAINNIAKELEGSGVPLIADGGIRYSGDIAKAIAAGAYIVMIGGMFAGTEESPGEVELFQGRTYKAYRGMGSLGAMQQGSSDRYFQDGSQAEKLVPEGIEGRVAYKGGIIPIIHQLMGGVRASMGYTGCKNLTEMRTKPEFVRVSSAGMQESHVHDVTIVKEAPNYHRGN from the coding sequence ATGCGCCTCATTCAAGATGCCTTAACTTTTGATGATGTATTACTTCAACCGGATTACTCCGATGTATTACCTAAAGAGGTCACGCTAAAAACAAAACTGACTCGTAACATCAGCCTTAATATTCCACTGATCTCTTCTGCGATGGATACTGTCACAGAATCTCGTCTGGCCATCGCTTTGGCTCAAGAGGGTGGTATGGGAATTATCCATAAAAATATGACTCCCGCACAACAAGCGGCTGAAGTCCGTCGAGTTAAAAAATTCGAAAGCGGAATTATTACGGAACCTGTCACAACAACCGTAGACACTACGATTCGTGATGTGATGGAGATTACCCGTACTAATAATATCTCTGGTGTTCCCGTTGTGGATGGTGACAACCTGCTCGGTATTGTGACCAGTCGTGACCTTCGTTTTGAAACACAACTTAATGACCCTATTACCAACATCATGACTCCAAAAGAGCGTTTGGTCACCGTCAAAGAAGGAGCCAGTCGTGAAGAGGTTCTTAAATTACTGCATAAACACCGTATTGAAAAAATACTGGTGATTAATGATGATTTTCATCTGCGCGGCATGATTACTGTCAAAGATATTCAAAAATCAACAGATTTTCCTAATGCATGTAAAGATGAGTTAGGTCGATTACGTGTCGGTGCGGCAGTCGGCACAGGCGCTGAAACCGAGGAGCGTGTTGCAGCACTGATAGCTGCTGATGTTGATGTGATTGTCGTCGATACCGCTCACGGTCATTCAAAAGGTGTTTTGGATCGCGTTCAGTGGGTTAAAAAGAACTATCCAGACATTCAAGTCATTGGTGGCAACATTGCCACAGCAAAGGCGGCTCGTGCCTTGGTTGATGCCGGTGCTGATGCGGTAAAAGTCGGTATCGGCCCTGGCTCTATCTGTACAACACGTATCGTCACAGGCGTGGGGGTTCCTCAAATCAGTGCCATCAACAATATTGCCAAAGAGCTTGAAGGCAGCGGAGTTCCTTTGATTGCTGACGGCGGAATTCGCTACTCGGGTGATATTGCCAAAGCAATTGCTGCGGGCGCTTATATCGTCATGATTGGCGGTATGTTTGCAGGCACTGAAGAGTCACCGGGTGAAGTTGAACTGTTTCAAGGCCGAACTTATAAAGCTTACCGTGGCATGGGCTCTTTAGGTGCGATGCAACAAGGCTCCAGTGACCGCTACTTTCAAGATGGATCTCAAGCTGAGAAACTCGTTCCAGAGGGCATTGAAGGACGCGTGGCCTACAAAGGCGGTATCATTCCAATTATCCACCAGCTCATGGGTGGCGTTCGTGCCAGCATGGGTTATACCGGTTGTAAAAATCTGACTGAAATGCGTACAAAACCTGAATTTGTTCGCGTCAGTAGCGCAGGTATGCAAGAGAGCCATGTTCATGATGTCACGATCGTTAAAGAAGCTCCGAATTACCACAGAGGAAATTAA